From Sphingobacterium bambusae:
CCTGCTACAGAAGAAACTGAAGGATAATTACTATTCATACAGATTCAAGAAAGCCGAACCCCTAGGATTCGGCTTTTTTAATGTTGACTTTTTAAATTTTAGTACAAATAATGGAACTGAACGAAGCTTTCTACATCGGATATATTACCAAGACGCGCGGATTGAAAGGCGAGCTGCAGCTATTCTTTGAGTTTGAAGATTACATGGACCTCGACGTTGATGTGCTATTCTTGGAGATGAACAAAAAGCTTGTTCCCTACTTTGTAGATACCATCAAATTACAGAAAAATAGTACTGCATATCTCAACCTAGAGGATGTTGACCATATCGATAAGGCGCAGCCCCTAGTGAAGAAAAAAGCCTATCTGCCACTTGATAAAATGCCGGAGCGTGATCCAGAAGATTTCAGATATTCCGACTTGATTGGCTATTTGGTAATTGATGAAGAAGAAGGGGAGATTGGTGAGATCACCCATGTACAGGAGCTTCCTCAGCAATTTATGGCGACGGTAGATTTCAATGGACAAGAATTGTTGTTCCCTTTGAATGACGATTTGATACTAGGAATCGATGCCGAAGAGGAAATTATCGAAGTAGATTTGCCTGAAGGGTTGATCGACCTCTACCGCGGAACAGAAGAATAGTGGTTAACTGCTGAAATTTGACTTTTGTCATTTCTAATCAGGTGCAACAGGTTGCCCATATGAATCGAGGACGCTGTTAGTCGGTATTACAATTTACAGCATGGGTAATCCCGACCCAACGAAATAGATCGTAGAAAGATTGGCCTAGCTGCAACTATATAAGCAGATGCGCGGTATCGTTAAAAAATGTTAACGATACCGCGTTTTTTTTTATAGTTCGTAATTTAAAGTGGAATATAACCTTAATACATTGATTATGAAATATGAAAAGATCAATAACCTCGTCGGATGGTTGTTAGCTGCACTGACCACAGCCGTTTATATCGCTACCGCAGATCGCTATACAAGCTGGTGGGATACCGGCGAATTTATCGCTTCGGCCTATAAACTCCAGATAGTGCATCAGCCTGGCGCACCTCTTTTTCTTATGATCCAAAATGTATTTTCCAATCTTGCATGGGGGGATGTCACGCGCATAGCATTTTTTATGAATGTAGGTGCTGCGGTATGTAGCGGATTGACCATCTTGTTTTTGTTTTGGACAATCACCGCCTTGGCGCGGAAAGTCGTTGTAAAAAAACAACAGGATATGGAGCAAGGACAAGTGCTGCCTATCATGCTGGCCGGATTAATCGGCGCGGGAGCCTATGCTTTCACCGATTCATTTTGGTATTCCGCTGTGGAATCTGAAGTGTATGCCATGTCTTCACTGTGTACCGCCGTGGTCTTCTGGTTGGTCTTGAAATGGGACCGCCGGGCGGATGAGCCGGGAGCCGATCGCTGGTTATTGCTTATTATGTATATCATGGGGCTTTCTATTGGGGTTCACCTGCTCAATTTATTAACTATTCCGGCGCTTGCCTTGCTGGTGTATTTCCGGAAATCAGGAAAGGCCTTCACCGTAAAAGGTATCGTGGCTACGCTTTTTGTTGGCATGGGGATACTCGCCTTTATTTTATGGGGCGTGATCCAATACCTCATCCGGTTTGCGGCAAAGTTTGACTTGTTCTTTGTCAATACCTTGGGCTTGGGCTTCGGAACAGGCGTGCTTGTTTTCGCGCTCTTGCTTATCGGCGGATTAGTTTATGGGCTTCACTACAGCATTAAAAAACAACGTCCCTTGTTGAACTCCGCCCTATTGGCTGTCTGTTTGCTATTATTTGGCTATGCATCGTTTGCCATGATTGTCATCCGCGCTTATGCAGATCCTTCACTCAACAATAATGCGCCCGATAATGTATATTCCTTCCTAGGCTATTTAAGTCGAGAACAATATGCTAGCGAACCGCTATTCAAAGGACCCGCGTTTGATGCTAGGGTCGTCGATGCGGAATACAGCAAAACCTATAAAAAAGGAAGCTCCACCTATGAAGAAATGAGCGGCACGCCGTCTTATAGCTATGATAAAGAGATGCTACTGCCGCGCGTGTACAGCGAAAAGCACCAAGAATATTACCGCGCATATTTAGGGTTAAAGCCTGGCGAATCGCCGAGTTTTGCGGACAACTTACGCTTTTTGTTTTCCTACCAATTGAGCGACATGTATGGTCGTTATTTTATGTGGAACTTCGTGGGACGTGAAAATGACAAGCAACAGTATGCAAACAACATCAACGGAAATTGGCTGTCGGGCGTGTCCGCACTCGATGTGATGCGTCTATCAGGAGAAGGA
This genomic window contains:
- the rimM gene encoding ribosome maturation factor RimM (Essential for efficient processing of 16S rRNA); this encodes MELNEAFYIGYITKTRGLKGELQLFFEFEDYMDLDVDVLFLEMNKKLVPYFVDTIKLQKNSTAYLNLEDVDHIDKAQPLVKKKAYLPLDKMPERDPEDFRYSDLIGYLVIDEEEGEIGEITHVQELPQQFMATVDFNGQELLFPLNDDLILGIDAEEEIIEVDLPEGLIDLYRGTEE